One window of the Fusobacterium animalis 7_1 genome contains the following:
- the hemL gene encoding glutamate-1-semialdehyde 2,1-aminomutase produces the protein MVFKNSIDLYKKAVELIPGGVNSPVRAFKSVNREAPIFVKKGQGAKIWDEDDNEYIDYICSWGPLILGHNHPKVIEEVKKIIENGSSYGLPTKYEVDLAKLIVEIVPSVEKVRLTTSGTEATMSAVRLARAYTQRNKILKFEGCYHGHSDALLVKSGSGLLTEGYQDSNGITDSVLKDTLTLPFGDIERVKEVLKNKDVACVIVEPIPANMGVIETHKKFLQELRKITEETGTILIFDEVISGFRLALGGAQEFFGITPDLTTLGKIIGGGYPVGAFGGKKEIMDLVAPVGRVYHAGTLSGNPVASKAGFATISYLKENPNIYKELEEKTNYLIDNIEILAKKYSVNVCVNSMGSLFTIFFVDIDKVENLEDSLKSNTENFSIYFNTMLENGIIVPPSQFEAHFLSMAHTKKELDRTLEVIEMAFKKIGEKSGK, from the coding sequence ATGGTTTTTAAAAATTCTATTGATTTATACAAAAAAGCTGTTGAATTAATTCCTGGTGGAGTTAATAGTCCAGTAAGAGCATTTAAGTCAGTAAATAGAGAAGCTCCTATTTTTGTAAAAAAAGGACAAGGTGCAAAAATTTGGGATGAGGATGATAATGAATATATTGATTATATCTGTTCATGGGGTCCATTAATATTAGGACATAATCACCCAAAAGTTATAGAAGAAGTTAAAAAAATTATTGAAAATGGAAGTTCTTACGGTTTGCCAACAAAATATGAAGTTGATTTAGCAAAATTAATTGTTGAGATAGTTCCATCAGTTGAAAAAGTTAGATTAACTACTTCTGGAACAGAAGCAACTATGTCAGCAGTGAGACTTGCAAGAGCTTATACTCAAAGAAATAAAATTTTAAAATTTGAAGGCTGTTATCATGGACATTCAGATGCTTTACTTGTCAAATCAGGTTCTGGTTTATTGACAGAAGGTTATCAAGATAGTAATGGAATAACAGATAGTGTTTTAAAAGATACTTTGACTTTACCTTTTGGAGATATTGAAAGAGTAAAAGAAGTTTTAAAAAATAAAGATGTGGCTTGTGTTATAGTTGAACCTATTCCTGCTAATATGGGAGTTATTGAAACTCATAAAAAATTTTTACAAGAATTAAGAAAAATTACAGAAGAAACTGGAACTATTTTAATTTTTGACGAAGTTATATCTGGATTTAGATTAGCACTTGGTGGAGCTCAAGAATTTTTTGGAATAACACCAGATTTAACAACTCTTGGCAAAATAATTGGTGGAGGTTATCCCGTTGGAGCTTTTGGAGGAAAAAAAGAAATAATGGATCTAGTTGCTCCTGTTGGTAGAGTCTACCATGCTGGGACATTATCAGGAAATCCAGTAGCATCAAAAGCGGGTTTTGCAACCATATCTTATTTAAAAGAAAATCCAAATATTTATAAAGAATTGGAAGAAAAAACTAATTATTTAATTGATAATATTGAAATCTTGGCTAAAAAATATTCTGTTAATGTTTGTGTAAATTCTATGGGTTCTCTTTTTACCATCTTCTTTGTTGATATAGATAAAGTTGAAAATCTTGAAGATTCTTTAAAATCTAACACCGAAAATTTTTCTATTTATTTTAATACTATGTTGGAAAATGGTATAATCGTTCCTCCATCACAATTTGAAGCTCATTTCTTATCAATGGCTCATACTAAAAAAGAGCTTGATAGAACTCTTGAAGTTATAGAAATGGCATTTAAAAAGATAGGTGAAAAAAGTGGCAAATAA
- a CDS encoding polysaccharide deacetylase family protein, with product MMIFILIIFILTILLILFNKRAVPVFLYHQVNPISSNVSPELFEEHLKIIKKYNMKTITISEYYNKNINKNSMLLTFDDGYYDNFKYVFPLLKKYNMKATIFLNTLYIMDKRESEPKIKDNNTVNLEAIKKYIENGKATINQYMSWEEIKEMRDSGLVDFQAHSHKHMAIFTNTKIEGVTKKDRMEAPELYLYGELEDNLPIFAKRGEYSGKAKIVKKKFFNIFKNFYEENIENKITDKNEILKKCQEFIDKNSEYFSDESEAEYKKRIEEDYLENKKLIEKNLGNQVKFFCWPWGHRSRETIKILKELGVVGFISTKKGTNSMRPNWDMIRRIELRKYSPEKFKINLLVARNLILGKIYGWIS from the coding sequence ATGATGATATTTATTCTAATAATATTTATATTAACTATATTACTTATTCTTTTTAATAAAAGAGCAGTACCAGTTTTTCTATATCATCAAGTAAATCCTATTTCTTCAAATGTAAGTCCTGAATTATTTGAGGAACATTTAAAGATTATAAAAAAATATAATATGAAAACTATAACAATTTCAGAATATTACAATAAAAATATAAATAAAAATTCTATGCTTTTAACTTTTGATGATGGATATTATGATAATTTTAAATATGTATTTCCGTTGTTAAAAAAATATAATATGAAAGCAACTATTTTTTTAAATACTTTGTATATTATGGATAAAAGGGAAAGTGAGCCTAAAATAAAAGACAATAATACTGTAAATTTAGAAGCTATAAAAAAATATATTGAAAATGGTAAAGCAACTATTAATCAATATATGTCTTGGGAAGAAATAAAAGAAATGCGTGACAGTGGTCTAGTTGATTTTCAAGCACATTCTCATAAACATATGGCAATATTTACAAATACTAAAATAGAAGGAGTTACAAAAAAAGATAGAATGGAGGCACCTGAACTATATCTATATGGAGAACTTGAAGATAATCTTCCTATCTTTGCAAAAAGAGGAGAATATTCGGGGAAGGCTAAGATAGTAAAAAAGAAGTTTTTTAATATTTTTAAGAACTTTTATGAAGAAAATATTGAAAATAAAATTACAGATAAAAATGAAATTTTAAAAAAATGTCAAGAATTTATTGATAAAAATAGTGAATATTTTTCTGATGAAAGTGAAGCTGAATACAAAAAAAGAATAGAAGAAGATTATTTAGAAAATAAAAAATTAATAGAAAAAAATTTAGGAAATCAAGTTAAATTTTTCTGTTGGCCTTGGGGACACAGAAGCAGAGAAACTATTAAGATTTTAAAAGAATTAGGAGTTGTTGGTTTTATTTCAACTAAAAAAGGAACTAACTCTATGAGACCAAATTGGGATATGATAAGAAGAATTGAACTTAGAAAATATAGTCCTGAAAAATTTAAAATTAATTTATTGGTTGCTAGGAATTTAATTTTAGGTAAAATTTATGGTTGGATATCATAA
- a CDS encoding glycosyltransferase family 2 protein, which translates to MTLTVAMITLNEEKNLERTLKSVQDFADEIVIVDSGSTDKTEEIAKKFGAKFVYQQWLGYGPQRNRAIELSTSDWILNIDADEEISPELANKIKAIKENSRYKVYKINFMSVCFNKKIKHGGWSNTYRIRLFRKNAGSYNENSVHEEFVTSQEIAKIHSYIYHHSYSDLADYFEKFNKYTTLGAIEYYKKRKKASLISIVLSPIYKFLRMYIVRLGFLDGLEGFLLATTSSLYTMVKYYKLREIYKNGSYIEGEEKNGN; encoded by the coding sequence ATGACTTTAACTGTTGCAATGATAACATTAAATGAAGAAAAGAACTTAGAAAGAACCCTAAAATCTGTGCAAGATTTTGCAGATGAAATAGTAATTGTAGATAGTGGTTCAACTGATAAGACAGAAGAAATAGCAAAAAAATTTGGTGCAAAATTTGTATATCAACAATGGCTTGGTTATGGTCCACAAAGAAATAGAGCTATTGAACTATCAACTTCTGATTGGATATTAAATATTGATGCTGATGAAGAAATTTCACCAGAACTTGCAAATAAAATAAAAGCAATTAAAGAAAATAGCCGTTATAAAGTCTATAAAATAAATTTTATGTCTGTATGTTTTAATAAAAAAATAAAGCATGGTGGTTGGAGTAATACATATAGAATAAGACTTTTTAGAAAGAATGCTGGAAGCTATAATGAAAATAGTGTTCATGAAGAATTTGTAACAAGCCAAGAAATAGCAAAAATTCATAGTTATATTTATCATCATAGTTATTCAGACTTAGCTGACTATTTTGAAAAATTTAATAAATATACAACATTAGGAGCTATTGAATATTATAAAAAAAGGAAAAAAGCTAGTCTTATTTCAATAGTATTAAGTCCAATATATAAATTTTTAAGAATGTATATAGTAAGACTTGGCTTTTTAGACGGACTTGAAGGTTTTTTGTTAGCCACAACAAGTTCACTTTATACTATGGTAAAATATTATAAATTAAGAGAAATATATAAGAATGGTTCCTATATTGAAGGGGAAGAAAAAAATGGAAATTAA
- a CDS encoding glycosyltransferase family 9 protein produces the protein MEIKRILVSRTDKIGDLILSIPSFFMLKKMYPNAELVAIVRKYNMDIIKNLPYIDRFVIIDEYNKAELLEKIAYFKADVFIALYNDKYVASLARASKAKIRIGPISKLNSFFTYNKGVLQKRSLSIKNEGQYNLDLVAKLDKKRFEEVYELNTRLILTDENKKVADMYFKENSIQGKCLVVNPFIGGSAKNITDKQYVNILKKVKDKMPDLNIIITSYITDEERTEKLSKDIGKDKIFTFSNGASILNTASIIDRADAYFGASTGPTHIAGALGKKIVAIYPHKKTQSPTRWGILGNSNVKYIIPDENNPNEDYKNPYFDNFTEEMEDKVVKAILEALK, from the coding sequence ATGGAAATTAAAAGAATTTTGGTTTCAAGAACAGATAAAATTGGAGATTTAATTCTATCAATACCAAGTTTTTTTATGTTAAAAAAAATGTATCCTAATGCAGAGCTTGTAGCTATTGTTAGGAAATATAATATGGATATAATAAAAAATTTACCATATATTGATAGATTTGTTATAATTGACGAATATAATAAAGCAGAGCTTTTAGAAAAAATTGCTTATTTTAAAGCAGATGTATTTATAGCATTATATAATGATAAATATGTTGCCTCACTTGCAAGAGCAAGCAAAGCTAAAATAAGAATAGGTCCTATATCTAAATTAAATTCATTTTTTACATACAATAAAGGGGTTCTACAAAAAAGATCTTTATCAATAAAAAATGAAGGACAGTATAATTTAGATTTAGTTGCAAAACTTGATAAAAAGAGATTTGAAGAGGTATACGAATTAAATACTAGATTAATACTTACTGATGAAAATAAAAAAGTAGCTGATATGTATTTTAAAGAAAATTCTATTCAAGGGAAATGTCTTGTAGTAAATCCTTTTATAGGAGGTTCTGCTAAAAATATAACTGATAAACAATATGTAAATATATTAAAAAAAGTAAAAGATAAAATGCCAGACTTAAATATCATTATTACAAGTTATATAACAGATGAAGAAAGAACAGAAAAACTTAGTAAAGATATTGGAAAAGATAAGATTTTTACTTTTTCTAATGGAGCAAGTATTTTAAATACTGCCTCAATCATAGACAGGGCAGATGCATATTTTGGAGCTTCAACAGGACCAACTCATATTGCAGGAGCATTAGGGAAAAAGATTGTAGCCATTTATCCTCATAAAAAAACTCAAAGTCCTACTAGATGGGGAATTTTAGGAAATAGTAATGTTAAATATATAATTCCTGATGAAAATAATCCAAATGAAGATTATAAAAATCCGTACTTTGATAATTTTACAGAAGAAATGGAAGATAAAGTTGTTAAAGCAATATTAGAGGCATTAAAATGA
- a CDS encoding glycosyltransferase family 9 protein, which produces MNILIIHTAFIGDIVLSTALVSKVKEKYPDSDIYYLTTPLGKEILKNNPKIKEIIVYDKRGKDKGFAAFISFVRKIRKLEIDVCLTPHRYLRSSILSFLSGASIRVGYDIASLSFVYNKKIKYDKTKHEVEKLLSFVDDSPKRFELEMYPSEKDKIKIDTILKNFSQNKKIILIAPGSKWFTKRWPEEYFKTLIQNLVKRDDLLIVITGGKEEKEIELNLDSKVLDLRGEISLLELAELTKRAILVVSNDSAPIHITSAFPNTRIVGIFGPTVKEFGFFPWSENSKVFEINGLYCRPCAIHGGNFCPEKHFRCMREITPDLIENEIYSYIDKVKANE; this is translated from the coding sequence ATGAATATTTTGATAATACATACAGCCTTCATTGGTGATATTGTTCTATCTACTGCTTTGGTATCAAAGGTAAAAGAAAAATATCCTGATTCAGACATTTATTATTTAACAACACCTTTGGGAAAAGAAATATTAAAAAATAATCCTAAAATTAAAGAAATTATTGTCTATGATAAAAGAGGAAAAGATAAAGGTTTTGCAGCATTTATTTCTTTTGTGAGGAAGATTAGAAAATTGGAGATAGATGTCTGTTTAACACCACATAGATATCTAAGAAGTAGTATTTTATCTTTTCTGAGTGGAGCTAGTATTAGAGTAGGATATGATATTGCTAGTTTATCTTTTGTATATAATAAAAAAATTAAATATGATAAAACAAAGCATGAAGTTGAAAAATTATTGTCTTTTGTAGATGACAGTCCCAAAAGGTTTGAGCTTGAAATGTACCCAAGTGAAAAAGATAAAATTAAAATTGATACTATATTAAAAAATTTTTCTCAAAATAAAAAAATAATACTTATAGCACCTGGAAGCAAATGGTTTACTAAAAGGTGGCCAGAGGAATATTTTAAAACTTTAATTCAAAACTTAGTTAAAAGAGATGATCTATTGATAGTTATAACAGGGGGAAAAGAAGAAAAAGAAATAGAGTTAAATCTTGATTCAAAAGTTTTAGATTTAAGAGGAGAGATTAGCTTATTGGAGCTAGCAGAACTCACAAAAAGGGCTATTTTAGTTGTATCAAATGACTCAGCACCTATACATATAACATCTGCTTTTCCTAATACAAGAATAGTTGGAATTTTTGGTCCAACAGTTAAAGAATTTGGATTTTTTCCTTGGTCTGAAAATAGCAAAGTTTTTGAGATAAATGGTTTGTATTGTCGTCCTTGTGCAATACATGGCGGAAACTTTTGTCCTGAAAAACATTTTAGATGTATGAGAGAAATTACTCCTGATTTAATAGAAAATGAAATTTATAGTTATATTGATAAGGTGAAAGCTAATGAATAA
- a CDS encoding RIO1 family regulatory kinase/ATPase, whose protein sequence is MNKANISKIIKVLKDDYRSYVCVFKVDGDNKEYVYKEPREKNTRKWQKFLNFFRGSESKREYYQMKKINSLGLKTAKPVFYDKNYLIYEYIEGNKPTIDDIDLVVKELQKIHSMGYLHGDSHIDNFLITPNREIYIIDSKFQKNKYGKFGQIFEMMYLEDSVGIKIDYDKKSFYYKGAMLLRKYLTFFSKLKNIIRGK, encoded by the coding sequence ATGAATAAAGCTAACATTTCAAAAATTATAAAAGTTTTAAAAGATGATTATAGAAGTTATGTCTGTGTTTTTAAAGTAGATGGAGATAATAAAGAATATGTATATAAAGAACCAAGAGAAAAAAATACAAGAAAATGGCAAAAATTTTTAAATTTTTTTAGAGGCTCTGAAAGTAAAAGAGAATATTATCAAATGAAAAAAATAAACTCTTTGGGACTTAAAACAGCTAAACCTGTTTTTTATGATAAGAATTATCTTATTTATGAGTATATTGAAGGAAATAAACCAACAATAGATGACATTGATTTAGTAGTGAAAGAGCTTCAAAAAATTCATTCTATGGGATATTTACATGGAGATTCACATATAGATAATTTTTTAATAACACCTAATAGGGAGATATATATAATAGACTCAAAATTCCAAAAAAATAAATATGGAAAATTTGGACAAATCTTTGAAATGATGTATTTGGAAGATAGTGTGGGAATAAAAATTGATTATGATAAAAAAAGTTTTTACTATAAGGGAGCAATGTTACTTAGAAAATATTTAACTTTTTTTTCAAAATTAAAAAATATAATTAGAGGAAAATAA
- a CDS encoding glycosyltransferase family 9 protein — MENHKRILVIRLSSIGDIILTTAVLRAFKKKYPNYIIDFLVIDKFKDAISLSPYVDNLLIYDKKKNDGLFNLIKFSKELSKNNYDYVFDLHSKFRSKIITFVLSKFYEVKAYTYKKRAFWKSILVNLKLIKYKVDNTIVKNYFSAFKDFDLEYQGEKLNFSFEPELKEKFKEYKDYIVFAVGASKETKKWTVEGFGKLAKKLFETYKKKIILVGGKEDSERCDTIGKISEDSVINLAGKLSLKETGALLSQARFLLTNDSGPFHIARGVGCKTFVIFGPTSPEMFDFGENDVLVYNKIDCSPCSLHGDKICPKKHFKCMKDLSYEKVFKIIENKEW; from the coding sequence TTGGAAAATCATAAAAGAATATTAGTTATAAGATTGAGTTCAATAGGAGATATAATACTTACAACAGCTGTACTTAGAGCATTTAAAAAAAAATATCCAAACTACATAATAGATTTTTTAGTAATAGATAAATTTAAAGATGCTATAAGTTTGTCTCCTTATGTAGATAATTTATTGATTTATGATAAAAAGAAAAATGATGGTCTTTTTAATTTAATAAAATTTAGTAAAGAGCTTTCAAAAAATAATTATGATTATGTATTTGATTTACATTCTAAATTTCGTTCAAAGATAATTACCTTTGTTTTAAGTAAATTTTATGAGGTAAAAGCTTATACATATAAAAAAAGAGCTTTCTGGAAGTCTATACTTGTAAATTTAAAATTAATAAAATATAAAGTTGATAATACCATAGTTAAAAATTATTTTTCAGCATTTAAGGATTTTGATTTAGAATATCAAGGAGAAAAATTAAATTTTTCATTTGAACCTGAGTTAAAAGAAAAATTTAAAGAGTATAAAGACTATATCGTTTTCGCAGTTGGAGCTTCAAAAGAAACTAAAAAATGGACTGTTGAAGGCTTTGGTAAGTTAGCTAAAAAGCTATTTGAAACTTATAAGAAAAAAATAATTTTAGTTGGTGGTAAAGAAGATAGCGAAAGATGTGATACAATAGGAAAGATAAGTGAAGATTCTGTTATAAATTTAGCAGGAAAGTTAAGTTTAAAAGAAACAGGAGCTTTACTTTCACAAGCAAGATTTTTACTTACAAATGATTCAGGTCCTTTTCATATTGCAAGAGGAGTTGGTTGTAAAACTTTTGTAATATTTGGACCAACAAGTCCAGAAATGTTTGATTTTGGAGAAAATGATGTGTTAGTCTATAATAAGATTGACTGTTCTCCTTGTAGTTTACATGGAGATAAGATTTGTCCAAAGAAACATTTTAAATGTATGAAAGATTTAAGTTATGAAAAAGTTTTTAAAATAATAGAAAATAAGGAGTGGTAA
- the recA gene encoding recombinase RecA, translated as MAAKKEKNAPDAKITDKEGKEKAVKDAMAAITKGFGAGLIMKLGEKSSMNVESIPTGSINLDIALGIGGVPKGRIIEVYGAESSGKTTLALHIIAEAQKQGGTVAFIDAEHALDPVYAKALGVDIDELLISQPDYGEQALEIADTLVRSGAIDLIVIDSVAALVPKAEIDGEMSDQQMGLQARLMSKGLRKLTGNLNKYKTTMIFINQIREKIGVTYGPTTTTTGGKALKFYSSVRLEVKKMGTVKQGDDPIGSEVIVKVTKNKVAPPFKEAAFEILYGKGISRIGEIIDAAVARDVIVKAGSWFSFRDQSIGQGKEKVRAELETNPELLAQVEKDLKEAIAKGPIEKKKKKSKKEVASDDTDTDENNEIDDDAVENND; from the coding sequence ATGGCAGCAAAAAAAGAAAAAAATGCCCCAGATGCAAAAATTACAGATAAAGAAGGAAAAGAAAAAGCAGTCAAAGATGCAATGGCAGCGATTACAAAAGGTTTTGGAGCTGGACTTATTATGAAGTTGGGAGAAAAAAGTTCTATGAATGTAGAATCTATCCCAACAGGAAGTATAAATTTAGATATAGCTTTGGGAATAGGTGGAGTACCTAAGGGAAGAATTATTGAAGTTTATGGAGCAGAAAGTTCAGGGAAAACAACTCTTGCTCTACATATTATAGCTGAGGCACAAAAGCAAGGAGGAACAGTTGCATTTATTGATGCTGAACATGCACTTGATCCAGTTTATGCAAAAGCATTGGGAGTTGATATAGATGAACTTTTAATTTCTCAACCAGACTATGGAGAACAAGCACTTGAAATTGCAGACACTCTTGTTAGATCAGGAGCTATTGATTTAATAGTTATAGATTCAGTTGCAGCTCTTGTTCCAAAGGCAGAAATAGATGGAGAAATGTCTGATCAACAAATGGGATTGCAAGCTAGACTTATGTCAAAAGGTTTAAGAAAATTGACAGGTAATCTTAATAAATATAAAACTACAATGATTTTTATTAACCAAATCAGAGAAAAAATTGGTGTAACTTATGGACCTACAACTACGACTACTGGTGGGAAAGCACTTAAATTTTATTCATCAGTTAGATTAGAAGTTAAAAAGATGGGTACAGTAAAACAAGGAGATGATCCAATAGGAAGTGAAGTTATAGTAAAAGTAACTAAGAATAAGGTTGCACCTCCATTTAAAGAAGCAGCATTTGAAATACTATACGGAAAAGGAATTTCAAGAATAGGTGAAATTATAGATGCAGCTGTTGCAAGAGATGTAATAGTTAAAGCTGGTTCTTGGTTTAGTTTTAGAGATCAAAGTATAGGACAAGGAAAAGAAAAGGTAAGAGCAGAATTGGAAACAAATCCAGAGTTATTAGCACAAGTTGAAAAAGATTTAAAAGAAGCTATTGCAAAAGGTCCTATTGAAAAGAAAAAGAAAAAATCTAAAAAAGAAGTTGCTTCTGATGACACTGATACTGATGAAAATAATGAAATAGATGATGATGCAGTTGAAAATAACGATTAA
- a CDS encoding regulatory protein RecX translates to MQLKITIKGNKLILDNNKIIYLTKEMFSKFDLKNKTELDNETFYSLIYFRIKLSAFNMLAKRDYFKKELKNKLIEKIGFTDIVEDVVEDFEEKGYLDDYDKAKSYAKQHSNYGAKKLSFIFYQMGVDREIVSEILEDEKDNQIEKIKQLWIKLGNKEYKKKVESILRKGFLYGDIKKAISSLEEEEE, encoded by the coding sequence ATGCAGTTGAAAATAACGATTAAGGGAAATAAACTTATTCTTGATAATAATAAAATTATTTATCTAACCAAAGAAATGTTTTCTAAATTTGATTTAAAGAATAAAACTGAACTTGATAATGAAACTTTTTATTCTTTAATTTATTTTAGAATTAAACTATCAGCTTTCAATATGTTGGCTAAAAGAGATTATTTTAAAAAAGAATTGAAGAATAAATTAATAGAAAAAATTGGTTTTACAGATATAGTTGAAGATGTTGTAGAAGATTTTGAAGAAAAAGGCTATTTAGATGACTATGATAAGGCAAAATCTTATGCAAAACAACACTCTAATTATGGAGCAAAAAAACTTTCATTTATTTTTTATCAAATGGGAGTAGATAGAGAAATAGTATCTGAAATTCTTGAAGATGAAAAGGATAATCAGATTGAAAAGATAAAACAACTTTGGATAAAATTAGGTAATAAAGAATATAAGAAAAAGGTTGAAAGTATATTAAGGAAAGGCTTCTTGTATGGAGATATTAAAAAAGCAATATCTTCTTTGGAGGAGGAAGAAGAATGA
- the tsaD gene encoding tRNA (adenosine(37)-N6)-threonylcarbamoyltransferase complex transferase subunit TsaD: MIILGIESSCDETSIAVLKDGKEILSNNISSQIEIHKEYGGVVPEIASRQHIKNIATVLEESLEQAKITLNDVDYIAVTYAPGLIGALLVGISFAKGLSYAKNIPIIPVHHIKGHMYANFLEHDVDLPCISLVVSGGHTNIIYIDKNHNFINIGETLDDAVGESCDKVARVLGLGYPGGPVIDKMYYKGNRNFLKITKPKVSRFDFSFSGIKTAIINFDNNMKMKNQEYKKEDLAASFLGTVVDILCDKTLDAAVEKNVKTIMLAGGVAANSLLRSQLTEKAAEKGIKVIYPSMKLCTDNAAMIAEAAYYKLKNSKNKEDCFAGLGLNGVASLMVSDEKAM; this comes from the coding sequence ATGATTATTTTAGGTATAGAAAGTTCATGTGATGAAACTTCTATTGCAGTTTTAAAAGATGGGAAAGAAATTTTATCAAACAATATTTCTTCTCAAATTGAAATTCATAAAGAATATGGTGGAGTTGTTCCAGAAATTGCTTCAAGGCAACATATTAAAAATATAGCCACTGTACTTGAAGAAAGTTTAGAACAAGCAAAAATTACCTTAAATGATGTGGATTATATAGCAGTAACTTATGCCCCAGGATTAATAGGGGCTTTACTTGTGGGGATTTCATTTGCAAAAGGTTTATCTTATGCAAAAAATATTCCTATTATACCAGTTCATCATATTAAGGGACATATGTATGCAAATTTTTTAGAACATGATGTAGATTTACCTTGTATTTCTCTTGTTGTGTCTGGTGGACATACTAATATTATATATATAGATAAAAATCATAATTTCATCAATATTGGAGAAACCTTAGATGATGCAGTTGGGGAAAGCTGTGATAAGGTTGCAAGAGTTTTAGGGCTTGGATATCCAGGTGGACCTGTAATTGATAAGATGTATTATAAGGGAAATAGAAATTTTCTAAAAATTACTAAACCAAAAGTTTCAAGATTTGATTTTAGTTTCTCAGGAATTAAAACAGCTATTATAAATTTTGATAATAACATGAAAATGAAAAATCAAGAATATAAGAAAGAAGATTTAGCAGCTTCTTTTTTAGGAACTGTTGTGGATATTTTGTGTGATAAAACATTAGATGCAGCAGTTGAAAAAAATGTAAAGACTATTATGCTTGCAGGTGGTGTTGCAGCTAACTCACTTTTAAGAAGCCAACTTACAGAAAAAGCTGCTGAAAAAGGAATTAAAGTTATATATCCAAGTATGAAATTATGTACAGATAATGCAGCCATGATAGCAGAGGCAGCATACTATAAGTTAAAAAATTCTAAAAATAAAGAAGATTGTTTTGCAGGTTTAGGCTTAAATGGTGTTGCAAGTTTAATGGTTAGTGATGAGAAAGCTATGTAA
- a CDS encoding cupin domain-containing protein: MKKTLFSILLIGICMTGVANAKEKNPILLKQVYKKEELITLDKQKVAGGNGTLHGKFAFTRDMATEDEAIKEIGWMTLNKGESIGVHPHKNNEDTYIIVSGEGVFTDGSGKETVVKAGDVTIARPNQSHGLRNEKDEPLVFLDIIAQNHALKIEK; this comes from the coding sequence ATGAAAAAAACACTATTTTCTATATTGCTTATAGGAATTTGTATGACTGGAGTAGCAAATGCAAAAGAAAAAAATCCAATTCTTTTAAAACAAGTATACAAAAAAGAAGAATTAATAACATTAGACAAACAAAAGGTAGCAGGAGGAAATGGAACTTTACATGGGAAATTTGCCTTTACTAGAGATATGGCTACTGAAGATGAAGCTATTAAAGAAATAGGTTGGATGACATTAAATAAAGGGGAATCTATTGGTGTACACCCTCATAAAAATAATGAAGACACTTACATTATTGTTTCTGGAGAAGGTGTCTTTACAGATGGCTCTGGAAAAGAAACAGTAGTCAAAGCTGGAGATGTAACTATTGCAAGACCAAATCAATCTCATGGACTTCGTAATGAAAAAGATGAACCACTTGTATTTTTAGATATTATTGCTCAAAACCATGCTTTAAAAATAGAAAAATAA